From a single Lactococcus allomyrinae genomic region:
- a CDS encoding LPXTG cell wall anchor domain-containing protein codes for MMSEKEQNQQEIINQVKNHAAAKVGSGLLLSATVLGAGAVVQNIAPMALRPIVASADMISSQLYAGQQVGNSSNLVSDTLSSDLTDGSQWSYSTTSGTVGQKETTAPAVQQASKSNTNTNAQSHASAQGMAHSNQNSALHGTAQEQTVATSADKGEDSSVSTDSTMNVGNMAEDSTESETVKEQAPATDSELSSVSTNTVSAVTLPSAYSGTQRGIGIGGGGANATLKSTDAGLASWNSTWSDTYDGYAMSGNSAVTTSDSNVTSDNFQSVLMQANISVDRVAYTNYIASPIMVNGVQYAGYLTTATGTVGDDFVIVVKATDGFTNYNLGANFAFINLSLTASSQALPSVATTSDNTTPEQLSATSNVSSVDDYSVSNPDGFINEASAENASSQTENTQSETNLNQSTEASETNPAEKTPTPRLSGDKLVMTGEQGEQQAVAQYHFPLDMSRPFKFGAHLNGLGTTPSSRSNYLGVTFTPTQSLTEQTSRALGIEGLPYSIFAGWSSDEYHHVLEVLTTDSKGTLLETGQSDVGINPKVELPVSVDGVSAMTVGWNPMMQFNDDIITGSLTVTVGGKTVTHANLKVPAQTYFGFVGAISGQHQSLSFDFSQSSFIASKKAAPILVHYLDQATGFSLAEPTIINGKLGQVFYIGAETNTHETNHYTTPKIAGYHEVSHREEIRKVTSDIAQNEVNIFYEGNPRQQETTYQLPNGEVYQATHHSFTGLDFPEVVIPQLDGYTSKVDGVFSTVIKSEHTDKNQAHTVTYDLIPQKASFDFSYDSTVADELPQLATVVQDGTSQAMIQMPTVSIPTGYFVSSVTTPEGEVFTGNTALKTALTAHPSFVSGDNNFVITLSASYQEAHLTINHPDGSQTYQFATGNTGKVFVFSDLEPKVTDNNGNTYHAVLTSADGTEISLTGTNISDRFDSTMNFGIVDQAIQQYKIDYVKDETTTVPIENMKNSQQAVSTVMPLSVTTEDSVSNIPTVSKTNIPNNYSGTQRGVGVGGGGANNSLTSVNAGLASWNSIWSDTYDGHKITGNSAVTTSDGNVTANNFQAVVQEANISVDGTPYTNYVASPITVNGVQYAGYLTNSDGTTAVDFMIVVKNTDGFEDYNLGADFAYINPSVTNTAPNNNSDNSTPTDSSEITTPPTSPNSTSSEPNQTPTTLPDGSDGATPTTPETPSSPVDIPPTDTTPSPDDDKSTTIPSENPNSTDTTPSIPKVVVPQVNTTVPPTGMIVPTVKVPKTKLQAEHAETTTKVPTKIIPTSNEGANQLPQTGDKSGNLVGVGGLLTASALLLAARRKKEEKDKKEKSEAQQHDGE; via the coding sequence ATGATGAGTGAAAAAGAGCAAAATCAACAGGAGATAATTAATCAAGTCAAAAATCATGCTGCAGCAAAAGTAGGGAGTGGATTGCTTTTGAGCGCAACTGTTTTAGGAGCTGGCGCAGTAGTTCAAAATATTGCGCCAATGGCGCTGCGTCCGATTGTAGCTTCAGCAGATATGATATCAAGTCAACTGTATGCTGGCCAGCAAGTGGGTAATAGCTCAAACTTAGTTTCTGATACATTGTCATCAGATTTGACGGATGGGAGTCAGTGGAGTTATTCAACTACATCGGGTACAGTAGGGCAGAAAGAAACTACAGCTCCTGCCGTCCAACAAGCCTCTAAAAGTAATACAAATACGAATGCTCAGTCTCATGCATCTGCTCAAGGAATGGCTCATTCTAACCAAAACTCAGCGCTTCATGGTACAGCTCAGGAACAAACCGTGGCAACTTCTGCTGACAAGGGTGAAGATTCTTCTGTCAGTACTGACAGTACTATGAATGTAGGAAATATGGCAGAGGATAGTACCGAAAGTGAGACTGTTAAAGAACAGGCTCCTGCGACAGATTCAGAACTTTCGTCAGTGAGTACAAATACTGTCAGTGCTGTTACACTTCCGAGTGCTTATAGTGGTACTCAACGTGGCATAGGAATTGGGGGTGGAGGTGCAAACGCTACTCTGAAATCTACCGATGCAGGCTTGGCAAGTTGGAATTCAACTTGGTCAGACACTTATGATGGTTACGCAATGAGTGGAAATTCAGCAGTGACAACTTCTGACAGTAATGTGACGAGTGATAATTTTCAGTCTGTACTTATGCAAGCTAATATTTCTGTTGATAGAGTAGCTTATACAAATTATATTGCTTCGCCGATTATGGTCAATGGTGTGCAATATGCTGGATATTTGACAACGGCAACTGGTACGGTTGGTGATGATTTTGTCATCGTTGTCAAAGCAACAGATGGCTTTACGAACTATAATCTTGGTGCTAATTTTGCATTTATCAATTTATCACTGACAGCAAGTTCGCAAGCATTGCCATCAGTGGCTACGACTTCTGACAATACAACACCTGAACAGCTGTCAGCAACATCAAATGTTTCGTCAGTAGATGATTATTCTGTAAGTAACCCTGATGGGTTCATCAATGAAGCATCAGCAGAAAATGCTTCCTCTCAAACAGAGAACACTCAATCTGAAACTAATTTGAATCAAAGCACAGAAGCTTCAGAAACAAATCCAGCAGAAAAAACGCCTACACCAAGACTTAGTGGTGATAAATTAGTGATGACAGGAGAACAAGGGGAACAACAGGCAGTTGCTCAGTATCATTTCCCACTTGATATGAGTCGTCCTTTTAAATTTGGTGCGCATTTAAACGGACTAGGAACAACACCTTCCTCTCGAAGCAACTATCTAGGGGTGACTTTTACACCAACTCAATCATTAACGGAGCAAACTTCGAGAGCGCTTGGTATTGAAGGGTTACCTTATTCTATTTTTGCTGGGTGGTCATCAGATGAATATCATCATGTTTTGGAAGTATTAACAACGGATTCAAAAGGAACTTTGCTAGAAACAGGACAGTCAGATGTTGGCATCAATCCTAAAGTAGAGCTTCCTGTAAGTGTTGATGGTGTAAGTGCAATGACAGTGGGCTGGAACCCAATGATGCAATTTAACGATGATATTATCACAGGTTCTCTTACTGTAACAGTTGGTGGTAAGACAGTCACTCATGCGAATTTGAAAGTTCCTGCGCAAACCTATTTTGGATTTGTAGGGGCAATAAGCGGTCAGCATCAATCATTAAGTTTTGATTTTTCACAAAGTAGTTTTATTGCAAGTAAGAAAGCAGCACCGATTCTAGTTCATTATCTTGATCAAGCGACAGGTTTTTCACTTGCTGAGCCAACGATAATTAACGGCAAACTTGGACAAGTTTTCTATATCGGAGCGGAAACAAATACTCATGAAACTAATCACTACACTACTCCAAAAATTGCAGGTTATCACGAAGTTAGCCATCGAGAAGAAATTCGAAAAGTAACCAGTGATATCGCTCAAAATGAGGTCAATATTTTCTATGAAGGAAATCCAAGACAGCAAGAAACCACTTATCAATTACCCAACGGTGAAGTGTATCAAGCTACACATCATAGCTTTACAGGTCTTGATTTTCCAGAAGTCGTTATTCCTCAGCTTGACGGTTATACAAGCAAGGTAGATGGTGTTTTCTCAACAGTAATCAAATCTGAGCATACTGACAAGAATCAAGCACACACTGTCACTTATGACTTAATACCTCAAAAAGCATCTTTTGATTTTAGTTATGATTCCACGGTGGCTGATGAACTTCCACAGCTAGCGACAGTTGTGCAAGATGGAACATCACAGGCAATGATTCAAATGCCAACCGTCAGCATTCCAACAGGTTACTTTGTGTCATCTGTCACAACACCTGAAGGAGAAGTATTCACTGGAAATACAGCATTAAAAACAGCACTGACAGCTCATCCTAGCTTTGTCAGCGGAGATAATAACTTTGTGATTACGCTGTCAGCAAGTTATCAAGAAGCGCATTTGACGATTAATCATCCAGATGGTAGTCAAACTTATCAGTTTGCGACAGGAAATACAGGTAAAGTATTCGTGTTCAGCGATTTAGAGCCGAAAGTAACAGATAACAACGGAAACACTTATCACGCCGTATTAACTTCAGCAGATGGAACAGAAATTTCACTGACGGGAACAAACATTTCTGACCGTTTTGATAGTACGATGAATTTTGGAATTGTTGACCAAGCTATTCAACAATACAAGATTGATTACGTTAAAGATGAAACAACCACTGTACCAATTGAAAACATGAAAAACTCACAACAGGCTGTCAGCACTGTGATGCCTTTGTCAGTAACAACGGAGGATTCTGTCAGTAATATCCCCACTGTCAGTAAGACAAATATTCCAAATAATTATAGTGGTACTCAGCGTGGTGTAGGAGTAGGTGGCGGTGGAGCAAATAATTCTTTGACTTCAGTAAATGCAGGATTAGCAAGCTGGAATTCGATTTGGTCAGATACTTATGACGGTCATAAAATTACAGGAAACTCAGCTGTTACTACTTCTGATGGAAATGTCACGGCTAACAATTTTCAAGCAGTAGTTCAAGAAGCTAATATCTCTGTTGATGGAACTCCTTATACTAACTATGTTGCATCACCAATCACAGTAAATGGAGTGCAATATGCGGGATATCTGACGAATTCAGATGGAACAACAGCAGTTGATTTTATGATTGTCGTAAAAAACACAGATGGTTTTGAAGACTATAATCTCGGAGCAGACTTTGCTTATATCAATCCCTCAGTAACAAACACAGCACCAAATAATAATTCTGATAATTCCACTCCAACTGATTCTTCAGAAATAACAACACCTCCCACATCACCAAATTCAACATCTAGTGAGCCAAATCAAACCCCAACAACTTTACCAGATGGCAGTGATGGAGCTACTCCAACAACTCCAGAAACACCCTCATCTCCTGTAGATATTCCTCCCACGGACACAACACCTTCACCAGATGATGATAAATCCACAACAATCCCATCAGAAAACCCTAACTCTACAGATACGACGCCATCAATTCCTAAAGTTGTAGTACCACAGGTAAATACAACTGTCCCACCGACAGGAATGATAGTGCCAACAGTCAAGGTTCCAAAAACAAAATTGCAGGCAGAACACGCAGAAACCACCACAAAAGTACCCACAAAAATAATACCAACCTCTAATGAGGGGGCAAATCAACTCCCTCAAACGGGAGATAAATCAGGAAATCTTGTGGGAGTAGGCGGTCTTCTCACTGCATCAGCGCTTTTGCTAGCGGCACGGCGTAAAAAAGAAGAAAAAGATAAAAAAGAAAAAAGTGAAGCACAACAGCACGATGGCGAATAA
- a CDS encoding HAD family hydrolase, producing MEGRYPIYISGETGFLKPDARAFMNLLNQEHFKAVETLMVGDLIEHDIEPAKKLGMKTAYIGRQKETIADFEFETIQDFFNFFVKE from the coding sequence ATTGAGGGAAGATACCCTATTTATATTTCGGGAGAAACGGGCTTTTTGAAACCTGATGCGCGTGCTTTTATGAATCTTTTGAATCAGGAACATTTTAAAGCGGTTGAAACTTTAATGGTTGGTGACTTGATTGAACATGATATTGAGCCTGCAAAGAAACTGGGGATGAAGACGGCTTATATTGGGAGGCAAAAGGAAACAATTGCCGATTTTGAGTTTGAAACAATACAAGATTTTTTTAATTTTTTTGTAAAAGAATAA
- a CDS encoding HAD family hydrolase, protein MDKIKNIIFDWDNTLFPFKEKYWESAHRKLFTEQLNFNDAYELDLFMDKYHDFDELLWPCVHRREMTIDELRNERLRLTLRYFDIAFEENYIQGFFEQFLKTLLDDIQPNQWLINQLEHLSGRYRIAILSNGGIGSNVKNYVVLILREDTLFIFREKRAF, encoded by the coding sequence ATGGATAAAATCAAAAATATTATTTTTGACTGGGATAATACACTTTTTCCATTTAAAGAAAAATACTGGGAAAGTGCTCATAGAAAACTTTTTACTGAACAATTAAATTTTAATGATGCGTATGAACTAGATTTATTTATGGATAAATATCATGATTTTGATGAATTGCTTTGGCCATGTGTTCATCGTAGAGAAATGACGATTGATGAGTTGCGTAATGAGCGTTTACGCCTGACTTTACGCTATTTTGATATTGCTTTTGAAGAAAACTATATCCAAGGTTTTTTTGAGCAATTTTTGAAGACTTTGCTTGATGATATTCAACCTAATCAGTGGCTTATTAATCAATTGGAGCATCTTTCGGGCCGCTATCGTATCGCTATTTTGAGCAATGGGGGCATTGGGAGCAACGTGAAAAATTACGTCGTTCTGATATTGAGGGAAGATACCCTATTTATATTTCGGGAGAAACGGGCTTTTTGA
- the mnmG gene encoding tRNA uridine-5-carboxymethylaminomethyl(34) synthesis enzyme MnmG, whose amino-acid sequence MEFQDNYDVIVVGAGHAGVEASLAAARMGCKTLLLTINLNMVAFMPCNPSIGGSAKGIVVREIDALGGEMGRNIDKTYIQMKMLNTGKGPAVRALRAQADKDEYAIEMKNTVSDQENLTLRQGMVEELLVNDDKSEVIGVRTATGTNYGAKSVIITTGTALRGEIIIGELKYSSGPNNSLSSIGLADNLRNLGFEIGRFKTGTPPRVLASSIDYSKTEIQPGDEKPNHFSFMSRDEDYLKDQIPCWLTYTTESSHDLLRKNIHRAPLFSGIVKGVGPRYCPSIEDKITRFADKPRHQLFLEPEGRNTEEVYVGGLSTSMPEDVQFDLLKSIPGLENAQMMRTGYAIEYDVVMPHQLRPTLETKVISGLFTAGQTNGTSGYEEAAGQGLVAGINAALKVQGKPEFILKRSEAYIGVMIDDLVTKGTLEPYRLLTSRAEYRLILRHDNADMRLTAIGHEVGLVSDKQWATYTAKMEQFNREMKRLNTEKLKPLPDVQEKLGMLGFGPIKDALTGAEFLKRPEVHYEEVIKFIGESVEPIDRTVIELIETEITYEGYIKKAMDQVEKMHRLEAKRIPKNMDWDKLDSIATEARQKFKKINPETLGQASRISGVNPADISILMVYLEGK is encoded by the coding sequence CGGGTCATGCAGGAGTAGAAGCCTCACTGGCTGCAGCACGTATGGGATGTAAGACACTGCTCCTAACGATTAATCTGAATATGGTAGCGTTTATGCCCTGTAACCCTTCAATTGGTGGCTCAGCCAAAGGAATTGTTGTACGGGAAATTGATGCCTTAGGCGGCGAAATGGGCCGAAATATTGATAAAACTTACATCCAAATGAAGATGCTCAACACAGGAAAAGGACCAGCTGTCCGTGCTCTTCGAGCACAAGCTGATAAAGATGAGTATGCTATTGAGATGAAAAATACAGTTTCTGACCAAGAGAATTTAACCCTTCGTCAAGGAATGGTTGAAGAACTTTTAGTTAATGATGATAAATCAGAGGTAATTGGTGTCCGCACTGCAACAGGAACAAACTATGGTGCAAAATCGGTCATAATCACGACGGGAACAGCTCTACGCGGTGAGATTATCATTGGTGAGCTTAAGTATTCATCAGGACCGAATAATTCCCTGTCATCTATTGGACTGGCTGACAATCTGCGAAATCTTGGATTTGAGATTGGGCGTTTTAAAACTGGAACACCTCCACGTGTGCTGGCAAGTTCAATTGATTATTCTAAGACGGAGATTCAGCCAGGAGATGAAAAACCAAATCATTTTAGCTTCATGAGTCGTGACGAGGACTATTTAAAGGATCAAATCCCTTGTTGGCTGACTTATACGACGGAAAGTAGTCATGATTTGTTGCGAAAAAACATTCATCGCGCTCCTTTATTTTCTGGAATTGTTAAAGGTGTGGGGCCACGCTATTGTCCATCTATTGAGGATAAAATTACACGTTTTGCAGATAAGCCACGACATCAACTCTTCCTTGAGCCAGAAGGTCGGAATACGGAAGAAGTGTATGTTGGCGGACTTTCGACTTCTATGCCAGAAGATGTCCAATTTGACCTTTTAAAGTCAATCCCAGGGCTGGAAAATGCGCAAATGATGCGGACAGGTTATGCGATTGAATATGATGTTGTAATGCCCCACCAACTCCGACCAACACTTGAAACAAAGGTGATTTCAGGGCTATTTACTGCGGGACAAACAAATGGAACGTCGGGTTATGAGGAAGCAGCAGGTCAAGGATTAGTAGCAGGGATTAATGCAGCACTTAAAGTACAAGGTAAACCTGAGTTTATTTTGAAACGTAGCGAGGCTTATATTGGAGTGATGATTGATGATTTGGTAACCAAAGGTACACTTGAACCCTATCGTTTATTAACTTCGAGAGCTGAATATCGCTTGATTTTACGACATGATAATGCGGATATGCGCTTAACTGCAATTGGTCATGAAGTAGGATTGGTTTCGGATAAACAGTGGGCGACTTATACTGCTAAGATGGAGCAATTTAATCGTGAAATGAAGCGATTGAATACAGAAAAACTAAAACCTTTGCCAGATGTTCAAGAAAAGCTGGGAATGTTAGGCTTTGGACCGATAAAAGATGCACTCACAGGGGCAGAATTTTTGAAGCGTCCCGAAGTTCATTATGAGGAAGTAATAAAATTCATTGGAGAAAGTGTTGAGCCGATTGACCGTACTGTTATTGAATTGATTGAAACTGAAATTACATATGAAGGTTATATTAAAAAAGCGATGGATCAGGTTGAAAAAATGCACCGTCTTGAAGCAAAAAGAATTCCTAAAAATATGGATTGGGATAAACTTGATTCAATTGCAACAGAAGCGCGGCAAAAATTTAAGAAAATTAATCCAGAAACTTTAGGGCAAGCAAGTCGTATTTCAGGGGTTAATCCAGCGGATATTAGTATCCTTATGGTTTATCTTGAAGGGAAATGA